In Fibrobacter sp. UWR3, a single window of DNA contains:
- the thrC gene encoding threonine synthase, protein MAQFNAHFRNINGDDTYPLTDVIYRSKVDGSLLEVEHDRAALASKSPDEWKKLFAERRMSFEPADMSGIWSKREMVLPDMPLEDIVTMREGWSPLFDAAPLAKEMGIKSLKVKLCGNSHTGSFKDLGMTVLVSQVNHIIKKKIHEIDAVACASTGDTSAALSAYCAKAGIPSIVFLPAGKTSVAQLIQPISNGSIVLALDTDFDGCMKIVQQVTADNRIYLANSMNSLRVEGQKTISPEICQEMGWKVPDTVIIPGGNLGNVSALAKGFEDCKAMGLIDRIPRIIVAQAENANPFYQAYERGFDKLVPMQAKKTLASAIQIGNPVSYPKAVRAIQKTNGMVVSVTEEELANAAHRGDRIGLYCCPHTGVALGALEKLVAAGKIDKEENVVVISTAHGLKFTEFKVGYHEKKLENICSKFANPVFKAPADLGAVMDILKKEMTERRR, encoded by the coding sequence ATGGCCCAATTCAACGCGCATTTCAGGAACATCAACGGGGACGACACCTACCCGCTGACCGACGTCATTTACAGGAGCAAGGTGGACGGCAGCCTTTTGGAAGTCGAACACGACCGTGCAGCCCTTGCCAGCAAGAGCCCCGACGAATGGAAGAAGCTCTTTGCCGAACGCCGCATGAGCTTCGAACCGGCCGACATGAGCGGCATCTGGAGCAAGCGCGAAATGGTGCTCCCCGACATGCCGCTCGAAGACATTGTGACGATGCGCGAAGGCTGGAGCCCGCTCTTTGACGCGGCCCCGCTCGCCAAGGAAATGGGCATCAAGAGCCTCAAGGTGAAACTTTGCGGCAACTCCCACACCGGTAGCTTCAAGGACCTCGGCATGACGGTTCTCGTGAGCCAGGTGAACCACATCATCAAGAAGAAAATTCACGAAATCGACGCCGTGGCCTGCGCCTCTACCGGCGACACCTCCGCAGCTTTGAGCGCCTACTGCGCAAAGGCCGGCATCCCGAGCATCGTATTCCTCCCCGCCGGGAAGACCAGCGTCGCCCAGCTGATCCAGCCGATCTCTAACGGCAGCATCGTGCTCGCCCTCGACACCGACTTTGACGGTTGCATGAAGATTGTGCAGCAGGTGACCGCCGACAACCGCATTTACCTCGCGAACTCCATGAACAGCCTCCGCGTGGAAGGCCAGAAAACAATTTCTCCGGAAATCTGCCAGGAAATGGGCTGGAAGGTGCCCGACACCGTGATTATCCCGGGCGGAAACCTGGGCAACGTGAGCGCTTTGGCCAAGGGTTTCGAAGACTGCAAGGCTATGGGCCTCATCGACCGCATTCCGCGCATCATCGTCGCGCAGGCCGAGAACGCCAACCCGTTCTACCAGGCTTACGAACGCGGCTTCGACAAGCTCGTCCCGATGCAGGCGAAGAAGACGCTTGCCTCCGCCATCCAGATCGGCAACCCGGTCAGCTACCCGAAGGCCGTGCGCGCCATCCAGAAGACGAACGGCATGGTCGTAAGCGTCACTGAAGAAGAACTCGCGAACGCCGCCCACCGCGGCGACCGCATCGGTCTCTACTGCTGCCCGCACACGGGTGTCGCCCTCGGCGCCCTCGAAAAGCTCGTTGCCGCAGGCAAGATCGACAAGGAAGAAAACGTGGTCGTCATCAGCACGGCACACGGCCTCAAGTTCACCGAATTCAAGGTCGGCTACCACGAAAAGAAGCTCGAAAACATCTGCTCCAAGTTCGCGAACCCCGTGTTCAAGGCTCCGGCAGACCTCGGCGCCGTCATGGACATCCTCAAAAAAGAGATGACTGAAAGAAGGCGCTAG